Proteins encoded in a region of the Vicia villosa cultivar HV-30 ecotype Madison, WI linkage group LG5, Vvil1.0, whole genome shotgun sequence genome:
- the LOC131603944 gene encoding uncharacterized protein LOC131603944 isoform X1 has translation MSYTKSCISYSALPFFQRRGLPPSSNHTGTGTFIPQCSNGNTSFTFTRKRLSSKFSKNHSFSIPRSTTSSSNSTDDDTSNQTKKTPFGYSRKDVILIGLAVTFLGIGLKAGLEYVGVDPLQAGNVVQLVLVLGLTIGWISTYIFRVSNKEMTYAQQLRDYESKVMEKRLESLTEAELEVLLQEVEEEKSR, from the exons ATGTCTTATACTAAATCTTGTATTTCTTATTCTGCTTTACCCTTCTTCCAACGGAGGGGTCTACCACCTTCTTCTAATCACACAG GAACAGGAACATTCATCCCCCAATGTTCAAATGGAAACACCAGTTTTACTTTTACAAGAAAAAGATTAAGTTCCAAGTTTTCAAAGAATCACAGTTTCTCTATTCCTAGGAGTACCACTTCTTCTTCAAACTCTACTGATGATGACACTTCTAATCAGACTAAG AAAACACCATTTGGATATTCAAGGAAAGATGTTATATTAATTGGACTTGCTGTTACTTTTCTTGGCATTGGCTTAAAAGCCGGATTAGAG TATGTTGGAGTTGATCCACTACAAGCTGGAAATGTGGTTCAACTTGTCTTGGTTTTGGGCCTCACAATTGGATGGATCTCAACATATATCTTCAGAGTTTCTAACAAGGAAATGACATATGCGCAGCAGCTTCGCGACTACGAAAGCAAAGTCATGGAG AAACGGTTAGAGTCCCTGACAGAAGCAGAGCTAGAAGTACTGCTTCAAGAAGTTGAGGAAGAGAAGAGTCGTTAG
- the LOC131603944 gene encoding uncharacterized protein LOC131603944 isoform X2 yields MSYTKSCISYSALPFFQRRGLPPSSNHTGTFIPQCSNGNTSFTFTRKRLSSKFSKNHSFSIPRSTTSSSNSTDDDTSNQTKKTPFGYSRKDVILIGLAVTFLGIGLKAGLEYVGVDPLQAGNVVQLVLVLGLTIGWISTYIFRVSNKEMTYAQQLRDYESKVMEKRLESLTEAELEVLLQEVEEEKSR; encoded by the exons ATGTCTTATACTAAATCTTGTATTTCTTATTCTGCTTTACCCTTCTTCCAACGGAGGGGTCTACCACCTTCTTCTAATCACACAG GAACATTCATCCCCCAATGTTCAAATGGAAACACCAGTTTTACTTTTACAAGAAAAAGATTAAGTTCCAAGTTTTCAAAGAATCACAGTTTCTCTATTCCTAGGAGTACCACTTCTTCTTCAAACTCTACTGATGATGACACTTCTAATCAGACTAAG AAAACACCATTTGGATATTCAAGGAAAGATGTTATATTAATTGGACTTGCTGTTACTTTTCTTGGCATTGGCTTAAAAGCCGGATTAGAG TATGTTGGAGTTGATCCACTACAAGCTGGAAATGTGGTTCAACTTGTCTTGGTTTTGGGCCTCACAATTGGATGGATCTCAACATATATCTTCAGAGTTTCTAACAAGGAAATGACATATGCGCAGCAGCTTCGCGACTACGAAAGCAAAGTCATGGAG AAACGGTTAGAGTCCCTGACAGAAGCAGAGCTAGAAGTACTGCTTCAAGAAGTTGAGGAAGAGAAGAGTCGTTAG